A genomic window from Brassica oleracea var. oleracea cultivar TO1000 chromosome C8, BOL, whole genome shotgun sequence includes:
- the LOC106312452 gene encoding uncharacterized protein LOC106312452 isoform X2, with protein MGTNSVSNTKQDKSSQGSNPRSNRKQDLTWNYVSEGVDSKGKKVTACNFCGKQYVGISSMKQHLAGLNQSKTACKEVSSEVRDSIVQSMKENKEKTKEKIVVDLEMTDYEVKDGQSSQQSCTSQSRKRKREATPGKEKMAESESAKQHIDRIRRTKFSIGGDENPLTEDLHQAVKNLSAELYAKDVHFLMELIQVSILLDVETMFLVFFFFLSKELNVPFGFQNAEDNEYPEGVDPSLEFVITSDDITATGAPATLLIFNNEKGFSDKNIESICSVGRSTKKGNRKRGYIGEKGIGFKSVFLITSQPYIFSNGYQIRFTEAPCSHCSLGYIVPEWVEQHPSLVDIQRIYGSGSSLPTTTIILPLKSDKVEPVKEQLSNVHPEVLLFLSKIKNLSIREHCQDPNLSTVNSIGIITETNFMTRKSIDAESYTIHLSASETDTEKQCSYYMWRQKFPVKQESRVERRTEVQDWMITLAFPLGERLSRGNTSPGIYAFLPTEMVTNFPFIIQADFILASSREIILLDDIWNQGILSCVPLAFVNAFTTLVKKTDAPISSLLSTFRFLPVTQSSYAKLNVVIDSIKERICAEEIVPSVSHLGQKFFHKPCEVGRLIPAFWVILEKARREGARLQNISSHGVYILDSSFDKKENDSVLNFLSLREVSNEWYSKCIQGCDLVTSVSESTYVEILLFIAQNWDSRFKNTNMVKVPLIKYHVQKGATHLTSLEEFNPRTLCLVAEKNHSWLLDWNGEFRCMSDCVFLPHETRKALNACSTNMDVIRNWLGEKITLMDLSVSLYAQCLLRSLKKDNRLVVAYAHFLHHSVTKGFLSVDEAKKCCQDMPLVDNYGNVKTSTFGVLVPAGAGKWVSLITGSNPWRQDGYIELWEEYMTSGVFAGVRSKQRELLGFLKEYAKAGDVPEVAPPNAALPALSGALQKQNVFLLLEWIRRHRNSLPSKFLDSVKGGSWLRTKMNASYDYRPPSQSFYHTSSWGSVLKNGSVLVDVPLVDRSFYGKKIESYTEELKTAGVMFEFSQACTFVGEHLMRLAGTSSLSRENVFSILKFIRNLREKLLSPDDFITSIKGRSWLKTSSGDRSPVGAVLFSEEWKAASLISEIPFVDGDAYGESEISGFKEELKLLGVVVEFPNNHGLIVSHLKPEKLNYLTADAMILLLECMRNFTSQHLVDSLRSSQCLKTKGGYKSPAECFISDPDQTCFLTVFDDVFPLVDDSFYGSRISSYKKELGQIGVVVQVEEAVKAFVRAFKQKAASSSLTRDNALSLLSFYKKLMGSDHKFPEEVMKSYTELQWLQTTLGGFRAPEECILFCSEWEPLRLIANLPFIDDTPKWYGKSIHSYKKELRSLGVTVELKQGMNHLVSSLSLPDESSSITPSSALSLLKCVTFLIEDGRKLTQEFLDKVSVRWLKTHAGYNSPKECLWFDKSWELEPCDGPFIDEKYYGSKLMSFKRELIEVGVVDDPDKARQLLATHVYTHSDSDAISRIYRFLSKTEWKPEKDSSSSSGRIWIPSDEKWADVSSCVVSDEDKLFGSHLNVLENHYKSYDLLYFFSSAFNVRITPSVEDYCALWKDWERTKDRLSSHECCAFWSFLVRHGISEDLLSESFSRLPVKTTDSSNDEEGILLSSKSDVFIADDLLLKDLFIDSPVFVWYPTPSNPRLSQTKLMELYRKIGVKDISQCVETSEAKLTDRTKVKKQEKSLIGPGLVRLVLGFLSDPSLKIEAEERSRIIESLVSLSVLQTPETISTDYTLKLPSKGEKLVAKAKKVMRWERKEGVVYAEKIKKTCGKRKVLEYATCFAEVIAKGVMSGREDLIEMLSELVKMAYLVEFDEDALEFLMKSKNLEVYEEDEKLISDAFSHK; from the exons ATGGGGACGAATAGTGTAAGCAATACAAAGCAAGATAAATCTTCGCAAGGCTCCAATCCTCGTAGTAACCGGAAACAAGATTTGACGTGGAACTATGTTAGTGAAGGTGTTGATTCAAAGGGGAAGAAAGTAACGGCATGTAACTTCTGCGGAAAGCAATACGTTGGAATCAGCAGCATGAAACAACATTTGGCTGGTCTGAATCAAAGTAAAACTGCATGCAAGGAAGTTTCTTCAGAGGTTCGAGATTCTATCGTACAATCCATGAAAGAAAACAAAGAGAAGACGAAGGAGAAAATTGTTGTGGATCTTGAGATGACAGACTATGAAGTAAAGGATGGTCAAAGTTCTCAACAATCTTGCACTTCCCAAAGTAGAAAAAGAAAG AGAGAAGCTACACCAGGAAAAGAAAAGATGGCTGAATCAGAATCAGCAAAGCAACACATTGATCGCATTCGCAGGACTAAGTTTTCTATCGGTGGAGACGAGAATCCGTTGACGGAAGATCTTCATCAGGCTGTGAAGAATCTCTCAGCTGAGCTCTATGCCAAGGATGTTCACTTCCTCATGGAGCTTATCCAAGTAAGCATTCTGCTGGATGTAGAAACCATGTTTCTTGTATTTTTTTTTTTTTTGTCGAAGGAGTTAAATGTTCCATTTGGTTTCCAGAACGCTGAGGATAATGAGTACCCGGAAGGTGTGGATCCATCTCTTGAATTTGTGATTACATCTGATGACATCACAGCCACTGGAGCTCCAGCGACTCTCCTTATCTTCAACAACGAGAAGGGCTTTTCAGACAAGAACATAGAGTCCATTTGCAGTGTTGGAAGGTCCACCAAGAAAGGAAACCGAAAACGCGGTTACATTGGAGAGAAAG GAATCGGATTCAAGAGTGTGTTTCTGATTACTTCTCAGCCTTATATTTTCAGCAACGGGTATCAAATTAGATTCACCGAGGCACCTTGCAGCCACTGCAGCCTTGGTTACATTGTTCCCGAGTGGGTTGAGCAACATCCTTCTCTTGTCGACATACAAAGGATCTACGGTTCAGGTTCTTCTCTTCCGACCACAACCATCATCTTACCACTAAAGAGTGACAAAGTAGAGCCGGTGAAAGAACAGCTCTCTAATGTTCACCCTGAGGTTCTCTTGTTCCTTTCCAAGATCAAGAACCTATCTATCAGAGAACACTGCCAAGATCCTAACCTTAGCACAGTGAACTCCATCGGTATCATAACCGAGACGAATTTCATGACGAGGAAGAGCATTGATGCTGAGTCTTACACAATCCATCTCTCTGCTAGTGAAACAGACACAGAGAAACAATGCAGTTACTACATGTGGAGACAAAAGTTCCCAGTGAAACAGGAGAGCCGTGTTGAAAGAAGAACCGAAGTCCAAGATTGGATGATAACTTTAGCCTTTCCATTAGGCGAGCGTCTTAGCCGTGGAAACACCTCTCCTGGCATCTATGCCTTTCTTCCTACGGAGATGGTAACAAACTTCCCATTCATCATCCAAGCAGATTTCATCCTTGCGTCATCAAGAGAAATTATACTACTTGATGATATATGGAACCAAGGGATTCTCAGCTGTGTTCCGTTAGCCTTTGTGAACGCATTCACCACCTTGGTGAAAAAGACCGATGCTCCTATCTCTAGTTTGCTGTCTACTTTCAGGTTCTTGCCTGTAACACAATCTAGCTACGCTAAGCTGAATGTTGTTATAGATTCCATCAAGGAAAGAATCTGCGCTGAGGAGATTGTGCCGAGCGTGTCACATTTAGGACAGAAGTTCTTTCACAAACCATGTGAAGTTGGTCGGCTCATCCCTGCCTTCTGGGTCATCTTGGAGAAGGCGAGAAGAGAAGGCGCAAGGTTACAGAACATATCATCACATGGAGTCTACATTTTGGATTCTTCTTTTGACAAAAAAGAGAATGACTCCGTTCTAAACTTCTTGTCTTTGAGAGAAGTCAGCAACGAATGGTACTCAAAATGCATTCAAGGGTGTGATCTTGTGACTAGTGTATCAGAAAGTACCTACGTGGAGATTCTTCTCTTCATAGCTCAGAACTGGGATTCGAGATTCAAGAACACAAACATGGTTAAGGTTCCTCTTATCAAGTACCATGTTCAAAAGGGAGCGACTCATCTCACCAGCTTGGAAGAGTTCAATCCTCGGACGTTATGCCTCGTCGCAGAGAAGAATCACTCATGGTTGCTTGATTGGAATGGTGAGTTCAGATGCATGTCTGATTGTGTTTTTCTTCCACATGAAACCAGGAAAGCGTTGAATGCATGCTCTACTAATATGGATGTAATACGTAACTGGCTTGGAGAGAAGATTACTTTGATGGATCTTAGTGTCTCTCTATACGCACAATGTCTCTTGCGTAGTCTTAAGAAAGACAACAGGCTTGTGGTGGCATACGCACACTTTCTGCATCACTCAGTCACCAAGGGGTTTCTATCAGTTGATGAGGCTAAGAAATGTTGCCAAGACATGCCGCTTGTGGACAACTATGGGAATGTTAAGACGAGTACCTTCGGTGTTCTTGTTCCCGCTGGCGCAGGTAAATGGGTTAGCTTAATAACCGGGTCGAATCCTTGGAGGCAGGACGGTTACATAGAGCTTTGGGAAGAGTATATGACGTCTGGCGTGTTCGCTGGTGTTCGGTCTAAACAGAGAGAGCTTCTTGGGTTCTTGAAAGAATATGCTAAAGCTGGAGATGTACCTGAAGTAGCACCACCGAATGCTGCTCTACCTGCGTTGTCCGGAGCTCTTCAGAAACAGAATGTTTTTCTTCTTTTGGAGTGGATTAGAAGACATAGAAACTCTCTTCCTTCAAAGTTTCTTGATTCAGTCAAAGGAGGAAGCTGGCTGAGAACTAAGATGAATGCAAGCTATGATTATCGCCCGCCTTCTCAGTCTTTTTACCATACTTCCTCATGGGGAAGCGTTCTGAAGAACGGATCAGTTCTTGTGGATGTTCCACTTGTTGATAGGAGCTTCTACGGTAAGAAGATTGAGAGCTACACAGAAGAGCTGAAAACTGCGGGAGTTATGTTTGAGTTTAGTCAAGCATGTACATTTGTTGGTGAACACCTTATGCGTTTGGCTGGGACCTCATCGCTGTCAAGAGAGAATGTGTTTTCTATTCTTAAGTTCATCAGAAACTTGAGAGAGAAGCTCCTCTCACCTGATGATTTCATCACATCCATCAAAGGTCGCTCTTGGCTGAAGACAAGTTCAGGTGACAGATCTCCAGTGGGAGCTGTTCTGTTCAGTGAAGAGTGGAAAGCTGCCTCTCTGATAAGTGAGATTCCGTTTGTTGATGGAGACGCCTACGGTGAATCTGAGATCAGTGGGTTCAAGGAAGAGCTGAAGCTGCTAGGGGTTGTGGTTGAGTTTCCTAACAATCACGGTCTCATAGTCTCTCATTTGAAGCCTGAAAAGCTGAACTATCTTACAGCAGATGCAATGATCTTACTACTTGAGTGCATGCGTAACTTCACTTCTCAGCATCTGGTTGATTCCTTAAGAAGCTCTCAGTGCCTCAAGACAAAAGGAGGCTACAAGTCACCTGCTGAGTGTTTCATATCTGATCCTGACCAGACTTGCTTTCTAACAGTCTTCGATGATGTCTTCCCATTAGTCGATGATAGTTTCTATGGAAGCAGAATCAGTTCCTACAAAAAGGAGCTAGGACAGATTGGTGTTGTGGTTCAGGTTGAAGAAGCTGTGAAAGCGTTTGTGAGAGCATTCAAGCAGAAAGCTGCCTCATCTTCTCTAACACGAGACAACGCTTTGTCTCTTCTGTCTTTCTACAAGAAACTGATGGGAAGTGATCACAAGTTTCCTGAAGAAGTTATGAAAAGCTACACAGAGTTACAATGGCTGCAAACAACACTAGGCGGCTTCCGTGCACCAGAGGAGTGCATTCTCTTTTGTTCAGAGTGGGAACCTCTCCGTCTTATAGCCAATCTCCCCTTTATAGATGATACCCCAAAGTGGTACGGCAAGAGTATACACAGCTACAAGAAGGAGCTAAGGAGCTTGGGAGTCACTGTTGAGTTAAAACAAGGAATGAACCATTTGGTTAGCTCCTTAAGTCTCCCTGATGAGTCTAGTAGCATCACTCCTTCAAGTGCTCTGTCTCTTCTTAAGTGCGTCACGTTCTTGATTGAGGATGGTAGAAAACTCACTCAGGAGTTTCTAGACAAGGTCTCTGTCAGATGGTTGAAGACACATGCTGGTTACAACAGTCCTAAAGAGTGTCTTTGGTTTGATAAAAGCTGGGAACTAGAGCCTTGTGATGGTCCCTTCATCGATGAAAAGTATTATGGCTCTAAGCTTATGTCTTTCAAGAGAGAGCTTATTGAGGTTGGAGTTGTTGACGATCCAGACAAAGCTAGGCAGTTGCTTGCTACACACGTTTATACTCATTCTGATTCCGATGCAATTTCCCGGATATATAGATTTCTCAGTAAAACCGAATGGAAACCAGAGAAAGACTCGTCGTCTTCTTCAGGCAGGATTTGGATTCCGAGCGATGAGAAATGGGCAGATGTTTCTAGCTGCGTGGTCAGTGATGAAGACAAGCTCTTTGGATCACACCTAAACGTTCTTGAAAACCATTACAAGAGTTATGATCTTCTGTACTTCTTCTCATCTGCATTTAACGTGAGAATAACACCATCAGTTGAAGATTACTGTGCTTTGTGGAAAGACTGGGAGAGAACAAAGGACAGATTGTCAAGCCATGAATGCTGTGCGTTCTGGAGCTTCCTTGTGCGACACGGTATATCCGAGGACTTACTCTCTGAATCATTCTCTCGTTTGCCGGTAAAGACAACAGATAGCAGCAATGATGAAGAAGGAATCTTGTTGTCTAGCAAAAGCGACGTGTTCATAGCTGATGACTTGCTCTTGAAGGATCTTTTCATTGACTCCCCTGTTTTTGTATGGTACCCAACTCCAAGCAACCCTAGATTGTCACAAACGAAGCTTATGGAGCTTTACAGGAAAATAGGAGTCAAAGACATCTCTCAATGTGTCGAGACTTCAGAAGCTAAGTTAACAGACCGAACCAAAGTCAAGAAGCAAGAGAAGAGTTTGATCGGACCAGGGCTAGTGAGGCTGGTTCTAGGGTTTCTCTCTGATCCATCTCTTAAGATAGAAGCTGAGGAACGTTCAAGAATCATAGAAAGTCTTGTTAGCCTCAGTGTTCTCCAAACTCCGGAGACGATCTCAACGGATTACACTCTGAAACTACCGTCAAAGGGAGAGAAGCTGGTGGCAAAAGCTAAGAAGGTGATGAGGTGGGAGAGAAAGGAAGGAGTTGTTTATGCGGAGAAGATTAAAAAAACTTGCGGGAAAAGAAAAGTTTTGGAGTACGCCACGTGTTTCGCTGAGGTGATTGCTAAAGGAGTGATGAGTGGTAGGGAAGATCTGATTGAAATGCTATCAGAGCTAGTGAAGATGGCTTACTTGGTTGAGTTTGATGAAGACGCTTTAGAGTTCCTTATGAAGTCCAAGAACCTTGAGGTCTATGAAGAAGATGAGAAACTTATCTCAGATGCCTTCTCCCACAAGTAA
- the LOC106312452 gene encoding uncharacterized protein LOC106312452 isoform X3 translates to MGTNSVSNTKQDKSSQGSNPRSNRKQDLTWNYVSEGVDSKGKKVTACNFCGKQYVGISSMKQHLAGLNQSKTACKEVSSEVRDSIVQSMKENKEKTKEKIVVDLEMTDYEVKDGQSSQQSCTSQSRKRKREATPGKEKMAESESAKQHIDRIRRTKFSIGGDENPLTEDLHQAVKNLSAELYAKDVHFLMELIQNAEDNEYPEGVDPSLEFVITSDDITATGAPATLLIFNNEKGFSDKNIESICSVGRSTKKGNRKRGYIGEKGTIRPQIQNLTFKRPLSLHMCVLFQSLAGIGFKSVFLITSQPYIFSNGYQIRFTEAPCSHCSLGYIVPEWVEQHPSLVDIQRIYGSGSSLPTTTIILPLKSDKVEPVKEQLSNVHPEVLLFLSKIKNLSIREHCQDPNLSTVNSIGIITETNFMTRKSIDAESYTIHLSASETDTEKQCSYYMWRQKFPVKQESRVERRTEVQDWMITLAFPLGERLSRGNTSPGIYAFLPTEMVTNFPFIIQADFILASSREIILLDDIWNQGILSCVPLAFVNAFTTLVKKTDAPISSLLSTFRFLPVTQSSYAKLNVVIDSIKERICAEEIVPSVSHLGQKFFHKPCEVGRLIPAFWVILEKARREGARLQNISSHGVYILDSSFDKKENDSVLNFLSLREVSNEWYSKCIQGCDLVTSVSESTYVEILLFIAQNWDSRFKNTNMVKVPLIKYHVQKGATHLTSLEEFNPRTLCLVAEKNHSWLLDWNGEFRCMSDCVFLPHETRKALNACSTNMDVIRNWLGEKITLMDLSVSLYAQCLLRSLKKDNRLVVAYAHFLHHSVTKGFLSVDEAKKCCQDMPLVDNYGNVKTSTFGVLVPAGAGKWVSLITGSNPWRQDGYIELWEEYMTSGVFAGVRSKQRELLGFLKEYAKAGDVPEVAPPNAALPALSGALQKQNVFLLLEWIRRHRNSLPSKFLDSVKGGSWLRTKMNASYDYRPPSQSFYHTSSWGSVLKNGSVLVDVPLVDRSFYGKKIESYTEELKTAGVMFEFSQACTFVGEHLMRLAGTSSLSRENVFSILKFIRNLREKLLSPDDFITSIKGRSWLKTSSGDRSPVGAVLFSEEWKAASLISEIPFVDGDAYGESEISGFKEELKLLGVVVEFPNNHGLIVSHLKPEKLNYLTADAMILLLECMRNFTSQHLVDSLRSSQCLKTKGGYKSPAECFISDPDQTCFLTVFDDVFPLVDDSFYGSRISSYKKELGQIGVVVQVEEAVKAFVRAFKQKAASSSLTRDNALSLLSFYKKLMGSDHKFPEEVMKSYTELQWLQTTLGGFRAPEECILFCSEWEPLRLIANLPFIDDTPKWYGKSIHSYKKELRSLGVTVELKQGMNHLVSSLSLPDESSSITPSSALSLLKCVTFLIEDGRKLTQEFLDKVSVRWLKTHAGYNSPKECLWFDKSWELEPCDGPFIDEKYYGSKLMSFKRELIEVGVVDDPDKARQLLATHVYTHSDSDAISRIYRFLSKTEWKPEKDSSSSSGRIWIPSDEKWADVSSCVVSDEDKLFGSHLNVLENHYKSYDLLYFFSSAFNVRITPSVEDYCALWKDWERTKDRLSSHECCAFWSFLVRHGISEDLLSESFSRLPVKTTDSSNDEEGILLSSKSDVFIADDLLLKDLFIDSPVFVWYPTPSNPRLSQTKLMELYRKIGVKDISQCVETSEAKLTDRTKVKKQEKSLIGPGLVRLVLGFLSDPSLKIEAEERSRIIESLVSLSVLQTPETISTDYTLKLPSKGEKLVAKAKKVMRWERKEGVVYAEKIKKTCGKRKVLEYATCFAEVIAKGVMSGREDLIEMLSELVKMAYLVEFDEDALEFLMKSKNLEVYEEDEKLISDAFSHK, encoded by the exons ATGGGGACGAATAGTGTAAGCAATACAAAGCAAGATAAATCTTCGCAAGGCTCCAATCCTCGTAGTAACCGGAAACAAGATTTGACGTGGAACTATGTTAGTGAAGGTGTTGATTCAAAGGGGAAGAAAGTAACGGCATGTAACTTCTGCGGAAAGCAATACGTTGGAATCAGCAGCATGAAACAACATTTGGCTGGTCTGAATCAAAGTAAAACTGCATGCAAGGAAGTTTCTTCAGAGGTTCGAGATTCTATCGTACAATCCATGAAAGAAAACAAAGAGAAGACGAAGGAGAAAATTGTTGTGGATCTTGAGATGACAGACTATGAAGTAAAGGATGGTCAAAGTTCTCAACAATCTTGCACTTCCCAAAGTAGAAAAAGAAAG AGAGAAGCTACACCAGGAAAAGAAAAGATGGCTGAATCAGAATCAGCAAAGCAACACATTGATCGCATTCGCAGGACTAAGTTTTCTATCGGTGGAGACGAGAATCCGTTGACGGAAGATCTTCATCAGGCTGTGAAGAATCTCTCAGCTGAGCTCTATGCCAAGGATGTTCACTTCCTCATGGAGCTTATCCAA AACGCTGAGGATAATGAGTACCCGGAAGGTGTGGATCCATCTCTTGAATTTGTGATTACATCTGATGACATCACAGCCACTGGAGCTCCAGCGACTCTCCTTATCTTCAACAACGAGAAGGGCTTTTCAGACAAGAACATAGAGTCCATTTGCAGTGTTGGAAGGTCCACCAAGAAAGGAAACCGAAAACGCGGTTACATTGGAGAGAAAGGTACCATAAGACCTCAAATACAAAACTTAACTTTCAAAAGACCCTTGTCCTTACATATGTGTGTTCTTTTTCAATCTTTGGCAGGAATCGGATTCAAGAGTGTGTTTCTGATTACTTCTCAGCCTTATATTTTCAGCAACGGGTATCAAATTAGATTCACCGAGGCACCTTGCAGCCACTGCAGCCTTGGTTACATTGTTCCCGAGTGGGTTGAGCAACATCCTTCTCTTGTCGACATACAAAGGATCTACGGTTCAGGTTCTTCTCTTCCGACCACAACCATCATCTTACCACTAAAGAGTGACAAAGTAGAGCCGGTGAAAGAACAGCTCTCTAATGTTCACCCTGAGGTTCTCTTGTTCCTTTCCAAGATCAAGAACCTATCTATCAGAGAACACTGCCAAGATCCTAACCTTAGCACAGTGAACTCCATCGGTATCATAACCGAGACGAATTTCATGACGAGGAAGAGCATTGATGCTGAGTCTTACACAATCCATCTCTCTGCTAGTGAAACAGACACAGAGAAACAATGCAGTTACTACATGTGGAGACAAAAGTTCCCAGTGAAACAGGAGAGCCGTGTTGAAAGAAGAACCGAAGTCCAAGATTGGATGATAACTTTAGCCTTTCCATTAGGCGAGCGTCTTAGCCGTGGAAACACCTCTCCTGGCATCTATGCCTTTCTTCCTACGGAGATGGTAACAAACTTCCCATTCATCATCCAAGCAGATTTCATCCTTGCGTCATCAAGAGAAATTATACTACTTGATGATATATGGAACCAAGGGATTCTCAGCTGTGTTCCGTTAGCCTTTGTGAACGCATTCACCACCTTGGTGAAAAAGACCGATGCTCCTATCTCTAGTTTGCTGTCTACTTTCAGGTTCTTGCCTGTAACACAATCTAGCTACGCTAAGCTGAATGTTGTTATAGATTCCATCAAGGAAAGAATCTGCGCTGAGGAGATTGTGCCGAGCGTGTCACATTTAGGACAGAAGTTCTTTCACAAACCATGTGAAGTTGGTCGGCTCATCCCTGCCTTCTGGGTCATCTTGGAGAAGGCGAGAAGAGAAGGCGCAAGGTTACAGAACATATCATCACATGGAGTCTACATTTTGGATTCTTCTTTTGACAAAAAAGAGAATGACTCCGTTCTAAACTTCTTGTCTTTGAGAGAAGTCAGCAACGAATGGTACTCAAAATGCATTCAAGGGTGTGATCTTGTGACTAGTGTATCAGAAAGTACCTACGTGGAGATTCTTCTCTTCATAGCTCAGAACTGGGATTCGAGATTCAAGAACACAAACATGGTTAAGGTTCCTCTTATCAAGTACCATGTTCAAAAGGGAGCGACTCATCTCACCAGCTTGGAAGAGTTCAATCCTCGGACGTTATGCCTCGTCGCAGAGAAGAATCACTCATGGTTGCTTGATTGGAATGGTGAGTTCAGATGCATGTCTGATTGTGTTTTTCTTCCACATGAAACCAGGAAAGCGTTGAATGCATGCTCTACTAATATGGATGTAATACGTAACTGGCTTGGAGAGAAGATTACTTTGATGGATCTTAGTGTCTCTCTATACGCACAATGTCTCTTGCGTAGTCTTAAGAAAGACAACAGGCTTGTGGTGGCATACGCACACTTTCTGCATCACTCAGTCACCAAGGGGTTTCTATCAGTTGATGAGGCTAAGAAATGTTGCCAAGACATGCCGCTTGTGGACAACTATGGGAATGTTAAGACGAGTACCTTCGGTGTTCTTGTTCCCGCTGGCGCAGGTAAATGGGTTAGCTTAATAACCGGGTCGAATCCTTGGAGGCAGGACGGTTACATAGAGCTTTGGGAAGAGTATATGACGTCTGGCGTGTTCGCTGGTGTTCGGTCTAAACAGAGAGAGCTTCTTGGGTTCTTGAAAGAATATGCTAAAGCTGGAGATGTACCTGAAGTAGCACCACCGAATGCTGCTCTACCTGCGTTGTCCGGAGCTCTTCAGAAACAGAATGTTTTTCTTCTTTTGGAGTGGATTAGAAGACATAGAAACTCTCTTCCTTCAAAGTTTCTTGATTCAGTCAAAGGAGGAAGCTGGCTGAGAACTAAGATGAATGCAAGCTATGATTATCGCCCGCCTTCTCAGTCTTTTTACCATACTTCCTCATGGGGAAGCGTTCTGAAGAACGGATCAGTTCTTGTGGATGTTCCACTTGTTGATAGGAGCTTCTACGGTAAGAAGATTGAGAGCTACACAGAAGAGCTGAAAACTGCGGGAGTTATGTTTGAGTTTAGTCAAGCATGTACATTTGTTGGTGAACACCTTATGCGTTTGGCTGGGACCTCATCGCTGTCAAGAGAGAATGTGTTTTCTATTCTTAAGTTCATCAGAAACTTGAGAGAGAAGCTCCTCTCACCTGATGATTTCATCACATCCATCAAAGGTCGCTCTTGGCTGAAGACAAGTTCAGGTGACAGATCTCCAGTGGGAGCTGTTCTGTTCAGTGAAGAGTGGAAAGCTGCCTCTCTGATAAGTGAGATTCCGTTTGTTGATGGAGACGCCTACGGTGAATCTGAGATCAGTGGGTTCAAGGAAGAGCTGAAGCTGCTAGGGGTTGTGGTTGAGTTTCCTAACAATCACGGTCTCATAGTCTCTCATTTGAAGCCTGAAAAGCTGAACTATCTTACAGCAGATGCAATGATCTTACTACTTGAGTGCATGCGTAACTTCACTTCTCAGCATCTGGTTGATTCCTTAAGAAGCTCTCAGTGCCTCAAGACAAAAGGAGGCTACAAGTCACCTGCTGAGTGTTTCATATCTGATCCTGACCAGACTTGCTTTCTAACAGTCTTCGATGATGTCTTCCCATTAGTCGATGATAGTTTCTATGGAAGCAGAATCAGTTCCTACAAAAAGGAGCTAGGACAGATTGGTGTTGTGGTTCAGGTTGAAGAAGCTGTGAAAGCGTTTGTGAGAGCATTCAAGCAGAAAGCTGCCTCATCTTCTCTAACACGAGACAACGCTTTGTCTCTTCTGTCTTTCTACAAGAAACTGATGGGAAGTGATCACAAGTTTCCTGAAGAAGTTATGAAAAGCTACACAGAGTTACAATGGCTGCAAACAACACTAGGCGGCTTCCGTGCACCAGAGGAGTGCATTCTCTTTTGTTCAGAGTGGGAACCTCTCCGTCTTATAGCCAATCTCCCCTTTATAGATGATACCCCAAAGTGGTACGGCAAGAGTATACACAGCTACAAGAAGGAGCTAAGGAGCTTGGGAGTCACTGTTGAGTTAAAACAAGGAATGAACCATTTGGTTAGCTCCTTAAGTCTCCCTGATGAGTCTAGTAGCATCACTCCTTCAAGTGCTCTGTCTCTTCTTAAGTGCGTCACGTTCTTGATTGAGGATGGTAGAAAACTCACTCAGGAGTTTCTAGACAAGGTCTCTGTCAGATGGTTGAAGACACATGCTGGTTACAACAGTCCTAAAGAGTGTCTTTGGTTTGATAAAAGCTGGGAACTAGAGCCTTGTGATGGTCCCTTCATCGATGAAAAGTATTATGGCTCTAAGCTTATGTCTTTCAAGAGAGAGCTTATTGAGGTTGGAGTTGTTGACGATCCAGACAAAGCTAGGCAGTTGCTTGCTACACACGTTTATACTCATTCTGATTCCGATGCAATTTCCCGGATATATAGATTTCTCAGTAAAACCGAATGGAAACCAGAGAAAGACTCGTCGTCTTCTTCAGGCAGGATTTGGATTCCGAGCGATGAGAAATGGGCAGATGTTTCTAGCTGCGTGGTCAGTGATGAAGACAAGCTCTTTGGATCACACCTAAACGTTCTTGAAAACCATTACAAGAGTTATGATCTTCTGTACTTCTTCTCATCTGCATTTAACGTGAGAATAACACCATCAGTTGAAGATTACTGTGCTTTGTGGAAAGACTGGGAGAGAACAAAGGACAGATTGTCAAGCCATGAATGCTGTGCGTTCTGGAGCTTCCTTGTGCGACACGGTATATCCGAGGACTTACTCTCTGAATCATTCTCTCGTTTGCCGGTAAAGACAACAGATAGCAGCAATGATGAAGAAGGAATCTTGTTGTCTAGCAAAAGCGACGTGTTCATAGCTGATGACTTGCTCTTGAAGGATCTTTTCATTGACTCCCCTGTTTTTGTATGGTACCCAACTCCAAGCAACCCTAGATTGTCACAAACGAAGCTTATGGAGCTTTACAGGAAAATAGGAGTCAAAGACATCTCTCAATGTGTCGAGACTTCAGAAGCTAAGTTAACAGACCGAACCAAAGTCAAGAAGCAAGAGAAGAGTTTGATCGGACCAGGGCTAGTGAGGCTGGTTCTAGGGTTTCTCTCTGATCCATCTCTTAAGATAGAAGCTGAGGAACGTTCAAGAATCATAGAAAGTCTTGTTAGCCTCAGTGTTCTCCAAACTCCGGAGACGATCTCAACGGATTACACTCTGAAACTACCGTCAAAGGGAGAGAAGCTGGTGGCAAAAGCTAAGAAGGTGATGAGGTGGGAGAGAAAGGAAGGAGTTGTTTATGCGGAGAAGATTAAAAAAACTTGCGGGAAAAGAAAAGTTTTGGAGTACGCCACGTGTTTCGCTGAGGTGATTGCTAAAGGAGTGATGAGTGGTAGGGAAGATCTGATTGAAATGCTATCAGAGCTAGTGAAGATGGCTTACTTGGTTGAGTTTGATGAAGACGCTTTAGAGTTCCTTATGAAGTCCAAGAACCTTGAGGTCTATGAAGAAGATGAGAAACTTATCTCAGATGCCTTCTCCCACAAGTAA